A part of Microbacterium atlanticum genomic DNA contains:
- a CDS encoding MFS transporter — MLQQASRRRWAGLVFISVAVALIIVDSTIVNVSTPAIVDDLGITSSEVQWVQEAYTLVFASLLLVFGSLADRWGRRRMLLIGVVIFTLASIGAAIASSGGALIAARLVQGVGGAMMLPTTLSLLNATFRGRERATAFAVWGSTIGGMAAVGPLLGGWLTTAFSWHWAFLINVPLGIAIVVGVLLTVDESRGAAEPIDVVGAVLSVVTVGALVFGLIEGRTYGWLLTDRAPTIGDWTWPWSVSPVAVAFVIAAAGLAAFIAWGRQRRRAGRSTVIAFGLFRIPSFRNGNIAALVVSLGEFGLILALPLWLQFVLGFEAVQTGLILLALAIGSFVASGLAGALSGRVAPVWIVRAGIVAEIIGVAAVGLVIAPDASWVPLVPALFVYGLGVGLATAQLTGVVLADVPAAEGGQASGTQSTARQLGAALGIAVLGTVLFSTTSAVLTASLDERGIPAAQRDQVVTAVVDSAGGAIAGLAGSPQTAPLAEDARAAFSAGTKYASFTAAGFLAVGLLATLSLGSGRQPDDDRARDAEAAEPA; from the coding sequence ATGCTGCAGCAAGCGTCGCGCCGCCGCTGGGCCGGCCTGGTCTTCATCAGCGTCGCCGTCGCGCTGATCATCGTCGACTCCACGATCGTCAACGTGTCGACCCCGGCGATCGTCGACGATCTCGGCATCACCTCGAGCGAGGTGCAGTGGGTCCAAGAGGCCTACACGCTCGTGTTCGCCTCGCTGCTGCTCGTGTTCGGCAGCCTCGCCGACCGCTGGGGACGACGACGGATGCTGCTCATCGGCGTCGTCATCTTCACCCTGGCCTCGATCGGCGCGGCGATCGCATCCAGCGGCGGCGCCCTGATCGCGGCGCGCCTGGTGCAGGGCGTCGGCGGCGCGATGATGCTTCCCACCACCCTCTCGCTGCTCAACGCGACCTTCCGGGGCCGCGAGCGCGCGACCGCCTTCGCGGTGTGGGGCTCCACCATCGGCGGGATGGCCGCGGTCGGGCCGCTCCTGGGCGGCTGGCTGACCACCGCGTTCTCGTGGCACTGGGCGTTCCTCATCAACGTGCCGCTGGGCATCGCCATCGTGGTCGGCGTGCTGCTGACGGTCGACGAATCGCGCGGCGCGGCCGAGCCGATCGACGTGGTGGGCGCGGTGCTGTCGGTCGTCACGGTCGGCGCGCTGGTCTTCGGCCTGATCGAGGGCCGCACCTACGGATGGCTCCTCACCGACCGGGCGCCGACCATCGGCGACTGGACATGGCCGTGGTCCGTGTCCCCGGTCGCTGTCGCATTCGTCATCGCCGCCGCGGGCCTCGCGGCGTTCATCGCGTGGGGCCGGCAGCGGCGACGGGCCGGCAGGTCCACGGTCATCGCCTTCGGGCTCTTCCGCATCCCCTCGTTCCGCAACGGCAACATCGCGGCCCTGGTCGTCTCGCTCGGCGAGTTCGGGCTCATCCTGGCGCTCCCCCTCTGGCTGCAGTTCGTGCTCGGGTTCGAGGCCGTCCAGACCGGACTCATCCTCCTCGCGCTCGCGATCGGGTCTTTCGTCGCGAGCGGGCTCGCGGGTGCCCTGAGCGGGCGCGTCGCCCCGGTGTGGATCGTGCGGGCCGGCATCGTCGCCGAGATCATCGGCGTCGCCGCGGTCGGCCTGGTCATCGCGCCGGATGCCTCGTGGGTGCCCCTCGTCCCCGCCCTCTTCGTCTACGGTCTCGGCGTGGGCCTGGCCACAGCGCAGCTCACCGGTGTGGTGCTGGCCGACGTGCCCGCCGCCGAAGGCGGCCAGGCGTCGGGGACGCAGTCGACGGCCCGCCAGCTCGGCGCGGCGCTGGGCATCGCGGTCCTCGGGACCGTCCTGTTCTCGACGACGTCCGCCGTGCTGACGGCGAGCCTCGACGAGCGGGGCATCCCGGCGGCGCAGCGCGACCAGGTCGTCACGGCCGTCGTCGACAGCGCGGGCGGGGCGATCGCCGGCCTCGCCGGGTCGCCGCAGACCGCGCCGCTCGCCGAGGACGCCCGGGCGGCTTTCTCGGCCGGGACGAAGTATGCGAGCTTCACCGCGGCGGGGTTCCTCGCGGTCGGGCTCCTCGCCACGCTCTCGCTCGGTTCGGGGCGGCAGCCCGACGACGACCGCGCGCGCGACGCCGAGGCGGCCGAGCCGGCGTGA
- a CDS encoding transglutaminase family protein, which yields MKRLRIEHQTGFSYHGDVTASYNEARMLPGSTDSQFVLNSSLDIEPQASVNQYVDYFGTRVSAFDVLSPHSSLTITARSLVEVRPRPLEHVDVTWDALARESERSIEIVEQLSQTGRTRPHAEVAELARSIAAQHDHPGRAAHAIAVAIGDAVEYMHGITGVHSTASEAWDARKGVCQDIAHITLGALREVGIPARYVSGYLHPRPSAEVGVPVTGESHAWVEWFAGEWQGFDPTNNIEIGDRHVLVGRGRDYGDVPPLRGVYAGPFKSSLHVKVTITREV from the coding sequence ATGAAAAGACTCCGCATCGAGCACCAGACCGGGTTCAGCTACCACGGCGACGTGACGGCCTCGTACAACGAGGCCCGCATGCTGCCCGGCTCCACCGACAGCCAGTTCGTGCTGAACTCGTCGCTGGACATCGAGCCCCAGGCATCCGTCAACCAGTACGTGGACTACTTCGGCACGCGGGTCTCGGCGTTCGACGTGCTGTCACCGCACTCATCGCTGACGATCACCGCGCGCTCGCTCGTCGAGGTGCGTCCACGGCCGCTCGAGCACGTCGACGTCACGTGGGACGCCCTCGCCCGCGAGTCCGAGCGCTCGATCGAGATCGTGGAGCAGCTGTCGCAGACGGGACGCACGCGCCCCCACGCCGAGGTCGCCGAGCTCGCGCGCTCGATCGCCGCCCAGCACGACCATCCGGGGCGCGCGGCGCACGCGATCGCCGTGGCCATCGGCGACGCCGTCGAGTACATGCACGGGATCACCGGGGTGCACTCGACCGCGAGCGAGGCGTGGGATGCGCGCAAGGGCGTGTGCCAGGACATCGCCCACATCACGCTGGGCGCCCTCCGCGAGGTCGGCATCCCGGCCCGCTACGTGTCGGGCTATCTGCACCCGCGACCCTCGGCCGAGGTCGGGGTGCCGGTGACGGGCGAATCTCACGCGTGGGTGGAGTGGTTCGCGGGCGAGTGGCAGGGATTCGATCCCACGAACAACATCGAGATCGGCGACCGGCACGTGCTGGTCGGGCGCGGCCGCGACTACGGCGACGTCCCGCCGCTGCGCGGCGTGTACGCCGGCCCCTTCAAGTCGAGCCTGCACGTCAAGGTGACGATCACGCGCGAGGTGTAG
- a CDS encoding alpha-E domain-containing protein, with translation MLSRIAESLFWIGRYIERSDGTARILDVHLQLLLEDPWIDEDTACRSLLSVMGSVAPDGVDQVRREDVLARLAVDRMNPSSIAYALTAARENARRAREIVSTELWETLNTTSARMPRRLQNDRVHEFFQWVRERAALAIGIVDSSTSRDEAWQFFTLGRSIERTDMTARLLATRSLTEASGPSWTTILRSCGAYEAYLRTYRGMPSARNAAEFLLLDRLFPRSIIYSIQRAEECMSAIDPRADRVGHSNTVLRALGQIRNDLEYRPISEILGELPGHMDRVQKVTREASEAIRGRFFPTQAEPSWIGEIS, from the coding sequence GTGCTGAGCCGCATCGCCGAGTCGCTGTTCTGGATCGGTCGCTACATCGAGCGCTCCGACGGCACCGCGCGCATCCTCGACGTGCACCTGCAGCTGCTCCTCGAGGATCCGTGGATCGACGAGGACACCGCCTGCCGGTCGCTGCTGAGCGTCATGGGCTCGGTCGCGCCCGACGGCGTCGACCAGGTCCGCCGCGAAGACGTGCTGGCGCGCCTCGCCGTCGACCGCATGAACCCCTCGAGCATCGCCTACGCCCTCACCGCCGCGCGCGAGAACGCCCGGCGGGCCCGCGAGATCGTCTCGACCGAGCTGTGGGAGACGCTCAACACCACGAGCGCACGGATGCCGCGACGACTGCAGAACGATCGCGTGCACGAGTTCTTCCAGTGGGTGCGCGAACGCGCCGCCCTCGCGATCGGCATCGTGGACTCGTCGACCAGTCGCGACGAGGCCTGGCAGTTCTTCACACTCGGACGCAGCATCGAGCGGACCGACATGACGGCGCGCCTGCTGGCGACCAGGTCGCTGACCGAGGCATCCGGTCCGTCGTGGACGACGATCCTGCGCTCGTGCGGCGCGTACGAGGCGTACCTGCGCACGTACCGCGGCATGCCGAGCGCGCGCAACGCCGCCGAGTTCCTGCTGCTGGACCGCCTCTTCCCCCGCTCGATCATCTACTCGATCCAGCGCGCCGAGGAGTGCATGAGCGCCATCGACCCTCGCGCGGACCGCGTCGGACACTCCAACACGGTGCTGCGAGCGCTCGGCCAGATCCGCAACGACCTGGAGTATCGGCCGATCTCCGAGATCCTCGGCGAGCTGCCCGGGCACATGGACCGCGTGCAGAAGGTCACGCGCGAGGCATCCGAGGCGATCCGCGGCCGCTTCTTCCCGACGCAGGCGGAGCCCAGCTGGATCGGAGAGATCTCATGA
- a CDS encoding circularly permuted type 2 ATP-grasp protein: MGDLFDGYGSTLAPRKTPSGVPAFDEMFGSPDHPGAPAESRAAYRELYQALAQMTQEELRGRTDSLASSYLAQGVTFDFAGEERPFPLDAVPRVITYDEWSRIEAGVKQRVRALEAFLDDAYGHQHCVRDEVLPAGLIASSQYFYRQAAGIHSANGVRIQVSGIDLIRDEHGEMRVLEDNVRVPSGVSYVISNRRVMAQTLPELFVSMRVRPVGDYPNKLLAALRASAPAGIEDPNVVVLTPGVYNSAYFEHTLLARLMGVELVEGRDLLCIGGKVFMRTTRGPKRVDVIYRRVDDDFLDPLQFRADSMLGAPGLMLAARLGNVTIANAVGNGVADDKLLYTYVPDLIRYYLAEEPILKNVDTWRLEDPNALEEVLDRLDELVVKPVDGSGGKGLVVGPDASPAELERLRQRLLADPRGWIAQPVVMLSTIPTLVEDGMRPRHADLRPFAVNDGEDVWVLPGGLTRVALPEGQLVVNSSQGGGSKDTWIVGGSAPTGSEYGPGKVPELVADQATVTAAIPIIYDPQTEPAHSPRDPVRGNREQQEQQQQAASVLAPESTASDRLDAFRARETSRPDRNASTRDFGGDAAC, translated from the coding sequence ATGGGTGACCTGTTCGACGGCTACGGCTCCACGCTGGCGCCTCGCAAGACGCCCTCGGGAGTCCCCGCATTCGACGAGATGTTCGGCAGCCCGGACCATCCGGGCGCGCCCGCCGAGTCCCGCGCGGCCTACCGGGAGCTGTACCAGGCGCTGGCGCAGATGACCCAGGAGGAGCTGCGCGGCCGTACGGATTCGCTGGCGAGCTCGTATCTCGCGCAGGGCGTGACGTTCGACTTCGCCGGCGAGGAGCGCCCGTTCCCGCTCGACGCCGTGCCCCGCGTCATCACCTACGACGAGTGGTCGCGCATCGAGGCCGGGGTGAAGCAGCGGGTGCGGGCCCTCGAGGCCTTTCTCGACGATGCCTACGGCCACCAGCACTGCGTGCGCGACGAGGTGCTCCCGGCCGGGCTGATCGCGAGCTCGCAGTACTTCTACCGCCAGGCGGCCGGCATCCACTCGGCCAACGGCGTGCGCATCCAGGTGTCGGGCATCGACCTGATCCGAGACGAGCACGGCGAGATGCGCGTGCTCGAAGACAACGTGCGCGTGCCGTCGGGCGTGAGCTACGTCATCTCCAACCGCCGCGTCATGGCGCAGACGCTCCCCGAGCTCTTCGTCTCGATGCGGGTGCGCCCCGTCGGCGACTACCCCAATAAGCTGCTCGCGGCCCTGCGCGCGTCGGCGCCCGCCGGCATCGAGGACCCCAACGTCGTCGTGCTGACCCCCGGCGTCTACAACTCGGCCTACTTCGAGCACACGCTGCTGGCGCGCCTGATGGGTGTCGAGCTCGTCGAGGGGCGCGACCTGCTCTGCATCGGCGGCAAGGTCTTCATGCGCACGACGCGCGGTCCCAAGCGCGTGGACGTCATCTACCGCCGCGTCGACGACGACTTCCTCGACCCGCTGCAGTTCCGCGCGGACTCCATGCTCGGCGCGCCGGGCCTCATGCTCGCGGCCCGTCTCGGGAACGTCACCATCGCCAACGCGGTGGGCAACGGCGTCGCCGACGACAAGCTGCTCTACACGTACGTGCCCGACCTCATCCGCTACTACCTGGCGGAGGAGCCCATCCTCAAGAACGTCGACACCTGGCGCCTGGAGGACCCGAACGCGCTCGAGGAGGTGCTGGACCGCCTCGACGAGCTGGTGGTGAAGCCCGTGGACGGCTCCGGCGGCAAGGGACTGGTGGTGGGGCCGGATGCCTCGCCGGCAGAGCTCGAGCGGCTCCGGCAGCGTCTGCTCGCCGACCCGCGAGGGTGGATCGCGCAGCCCGTCGTCATGCTGTCGACCATCCCGACGCTCGTGGAGGATGGCATGCGTCCGCGCCACGCCGACCTGAGGCCGTTCGCGGTCAACGACGGCGAAGACGTGTGGGTGCTCCCCGGCGGCCTCACCCGCGTGGCGCTGCCGGAGGGCCAGCTCGTGGTGAACTCCAGTCAGGGCGGCGGCTCGAAGGACACCTGGATCGTGGGCGGCTCCGCCCCGACCGGGAGCGAGTACGGCCCCGGCAAGGTGCCCGAGCTCGTCGCCGATCAGGCCACCGTGACCGCCGCGATCCCCATCATCTACGACCCGCAGACCGAACCCGCCCACTCGCCGCGCGATCCGGTGCGCGGCAACCGCGAGCAGCAGGAGCAGCAGCAGCAGGCGGCATCCGTTCTCGCTCCCGAGTCGACAGCTTCTGATCGACTCGACGCGTTCCGTGCGCGCGAGACATCTCGACCCGATCGGAACGCATCGACTCGCGACTTCGGAGGTGATGCAGCGTGCTGA
- a CDS encoding molybdopterin-dependent oxidoreductase translates to MAGDASGRGIAAPLAWVAGVAAVVLGAGLGELVAGVLAPASSPVAAIGSALIDSAPPWAKDTAIAWFGTADKLALLIGIAIVMLALAALAGWLQARFPPWGVVLVAAFGVAGAVVAATRPGAGPVAWLPAVVAGTVGAAALWLLLRMLRPAAAPTPSVPEATAESGAPQPSRRAFFAWAGAAAGVGILAVIAGNLRSAASAGVAAARRALRLPEPAVAASAVPQGAELDLPGLAGVVTPNDRFYRIDTALIVPEVDPADWRLRIHGMVAEEVELTWDELLALPLEESWTTLTCVSNEVGGTLVGNARWLGHPIREMLALARPAADADMVLSRSIDGFTASTPLEALTDGRNAILAVGMNGEPLPLEHGFPVRMVVPGLYGYVSATKWVTELEVTRFDRARAYWTDRGWSERGPIKLQSRIDVPRRAQGLKAGEVVIAGVAWHQGVGIAGVEVQVDDGPWQEATLAPAISDDTWVQWSLPWTATAGDHLLRCRAIGKDGEQQTPDRAPPAPDGATGWHERFVEVF, encoded by the coding sequence ATGGCGGGCGACGCCTCTGGCCGCGGCATCGCGGCCCCCCTCGCGTGGGTGGCCGGCGTGGCCGCCGTCGTGCTCGGCGCGGGCCTGGGCGAGCTCGTCGCCGGTGTGCTGGCGCCGGCGTCGAGCCCGGTCGCCGCGATCGGGTCGGCGCTGATCGACAGCGCTCCGCCCTGGGCGAAGGACACCGCGATCGCCTGGTTCGGCACCGCCGACAAGCTCGCGCTCCTCATCGGGATCGCGATCGTCATGCTGGCTCTCGCCGCCCTCGCGGGGTGGCTGCAGGCGCGGTTCCCGCCGTGGGGCGTCGTGCTGGTGGCGGCGTTCGGCGTAGCCGGCGCCGTGGTCGCCGCGACGCGTCCCGGGGCGGGCCCGGTGGCATGGCTCCCCGCCGTCGTCGCGGGCACCGTCGGCGCCGCAGCACTGTGGCTGCTGCTCCGGATGCTGCGCCCTGCCGCAGCCCCCACTCCCTCGGTCCCCGAGGCGACGGCGGAGAGCGGGGCGCCACAGCCGAGCCGGCGGGCGTTCTTCGCGTGGGCGGGCGCGGCGGCCGGCGTCGGTATCCTCGCGGTGATCGCCGGGAACCTGCGGAGCGCGGCGTCGGCGGGTGTGGCGGCGGCGCGGCGGGCGCTGCGGCTTCCGGAGCCGGCGGTGGCGGCATCCGCTGTCCCGCAGGGTGCGGAGCTGGACCTGCCGGGACTTGCCGGCGTCGTCACGCCGAACGACCGGTTCTACCGCATCGACACCGCGCTCATCGTGCCGGAGGTGGACCCGGCGGACTGGCGGCTGCGGATCCACGGCATGGTCGCCGAAGAGGTCGAGCTGACCTGGGACGAACTGCTCGCGCTGCCGCTCGAGGAATCGTGGACCACCCTCACGTGCGTGTCGAACGAGGTGGGCGGCACGCTCGTCGGCAACGCCCGGTGGCTCGGCCACCCGATCCGCGAGATGCTCGCGCTCGCGCGGCCCGCCGCCGACGCCGACATGGTGCTGTCGCGGTCGATCGACGGGTTCACCGCCTCGACGCCGCTCGAGGCGCTCACCGACGGCCGCAACGCGATCCTCGCCGTCGGCATGAACGGCGAGCCGCTGCCGCTGGAGCACGGCTTCCCGGTGCGGATGGTGGTGCCGGGGCTGTACGGCTACGTGTCGGCGACCAAGTGGGTGACCGAGCTCGAGGTGACGCGGTTCGACCGTGCACGCGCCTACTGGACGGATCGCGGCTGGTCGGAGCGGGGGCCCATCAAGCTGCAGTCGCGCATCGACGTGCCGCGCAGGGCGCAGGGACTGAAGGCGGGCGAGGTCGTCATCGCCGGCGTGGCGTGGCATCAGGGCGTCGGCATCGCCGGTGTCGAGGTGCAGGTCGACGACGGCCCGTGGCAGGAGGCGACGCTCGCGCCGGCCATCTCGGACGACACCTGGGTGCAGTGGAGCCTGCCGTGGACGGCGACCGCCGGCGACCACCTGCTGCGGTGCCGCGCCATCGGCAAGGACGGCGAGCAGCAGACGCCTGACCGCGCCCCGCCCGCACCCGACGGCGCCACCGGGTGGCACGAGCGGTTCGTCGAGGTGTTCTGA
- the rocD gene encoding ornithine--oxo-acid transaminase, with product MTATSPSLDTAMIRIIAGEEEHVAHNYHPLPVVIARGEGAWVTDVEGKRYLDLLSAYSALNFGHGHPAIVAAAQEQLNRLTLTSRAYHNDRLGPFAAALAELCGKDLVLPMNTGAEAVETGIKVARAWGYRVKGIGADRAQIVVAHGNFHGRTTTIVGFSDDPGARADFGPFAPGFVPVPYGDAAAIEAAITPEIAAVLIEPIQGEAGVVPPPEGYLRAVREICTAHDVLLIADEIQSGLARVGETFACDREGVVPDVYLLGKALGGGILPLSAVVADRDVLGVIRPGEHGSTFGGNPLAAAVGLRVVEMLQTGEFQRRAELLGEHLELKLRELLGHGVTGVRVVGLWAGVDIDPAVGTGREIAEKLIARGVLVKDTHGQTIRIAPPLVVRATELDWAIEQLRVVLAG from the coding sequence ATGACCGCCACCTCGCCCTCGCTCGACACGGCCATGATCCGGATCATCGCCGGTGAAGAGGAGCACGTCGCCCACAACTACCACCCGCTCCCTGTCGTCATCGCCCGCGGCGAGGGGGCGTGGGTCACCGACGTCGAGGGCAAGCGCTACCTCGACCTGCTCTCGGCCTACTCGGCGCTCAACTTCGGTCACGGGCACCCCGCGATCGTCGCCGCCGCGCAGGAGCAGCTGAATCGGCTGACCCTCACCAGCCGCGCGTATCACAACGACCGGCTCGGGCCGTTCGCCGCGGCGCTGGCCGAGCTGTGCGGCAAGGACCTGGTGCTGCCGATGAATACGGGCGCCGAGGCCGTCGAGACCGGCATCAAGGTCGCGCGGGCATGGGGCTACCGCGTGAAGGGAATCGGCGCCGACCGCGCACAGATCGTGGTCGCGCACGGCAACTTCCACGGCCGGACGACGACGATCGTCGGCTTCAGCGACGACCCGGGCGCGCGTGCGGACTTCGGTCCGTTCGCACCGGGTTTCGTCCCCGTCCCGTACGGCGACGCCGCGGCGATCGAGGCCGCGATCACGCCCGAGATCGCCGCGGTGCTCATCGAGCCCATCCAAGGCGAGGCCGGTGTCGTGCCGCCGCCCGAGGGCTACCTCCGGGCGGTCCGCGAGATCTGCACCGCCCACGACGTGCTGCTCATCGCCGACGAGATCCAGTCGGGCCTCGCCCGCGTCGGTGAGACCTTCGCGTGCGACCGTGAGGGCGTGGTGCCCGATGTCTACCTCCTCGGCAAGGCGCTGGGCGGAGGCATCCTTCCCCTGTCGGCTGTCGTGGCGGACCGCGACGTGCTGGGCGTGATCCGTCCCGGCGAGCACGGCTCGACGTTCGGGGGCAACCCGCTCGCGGCGGCCGTGGGGCTGCGGGTCGTCGAGATGCTGCAGACCGGCGAGTTCCAGCGACGGGCCGAGCTGCTCGGTGAGCACCTCGAGCTCAAGCTCCGCGAGCTCCTCGGCCACGGCGTCACGGGCGTGCGCGTCGTCGGGCTCTGGGCGGGCGTCGACATCGACCCCGCCGTCGGCACCGGCCGCGAGATCGCCGAGAAGCTCATCGCGCGCGGCGTCCTGGTCAAGGACACGCACGGCCAGACGATCCGCATCGCGCCGCCGCTCGTCGTGCGTGCGACTGAGCTCGACTGGGCGATCGAGCAGCTGCGGGTGGTCCTGGCCGGCTGA
- the ddaH gene encoding dimethylargininase — protein sequence MTESSAAGLRIQQHRRYLMCRPEHFTVSYTINPWMEPANPTDTALAVRQWQALYDTYLELGHEVQLIDPIPGLPDMVYTANGGFVIDGIAYGAKFRFPERVPEGPAFMDWFGANGFEVVVPQEVNEGEGDFLLVGQTILAGTGFRSTGDSHRELADVFGREVVSLTLVDPRFYHLDTAISVLDPVEGPGGVERANIAYLPGAFDERSQAVLAERYPDAIRVADADGAVFGLNSASDGRNVIISPRAKGFEAQLRERGYHPVLVDLSELLLGGGGIKCCTLELRR from the coding sequence ATGACCGAGTCGTCCGCCGCCGGACTGCGCATCCAGCAGCACCGTCGCTACCTGATGTGCCGGCCCGAGCACTTCACGGTGAGCTACACGATCAACCCCTGGATGGAGCCGGCCAATCCCACCGACACCGCCCTCGCGGTGCGGCAGTGGCAGGCGCTTTACGACACGTACCTCGAGCTCGGCCACGAGGTGCAGCTGATCGACCCCATCCCGGGGCTGCCGGACATGGTCTACACGGCCAACGGCGGTTTCGTGATCGACGGCATCGCCTACGGCGCCAAGTTCCGCTTCCCGGAGCGCGTGCCCGAGGGCCCGGCCTTCATGGACTGGTTCGGCGCCAACGGCTTCGAGGTCGTCGTGCCGCAGGAGGTCAACGAGGGCGAGGGCGACTTCCTCCTCGTCGGCCAGACCATCCTCGCCGGCACCGGATTCCGTTCGACCGGCGACAGCCACCGCGAGCTCGCCGACGTGTTCGGCAGGGAGGTCGTGAGCCTCACCCTCGTCGACCCGCGGTTCTACCACCTCGACACCGCCATCTCGGTGCTCGACCCCGTCGAGGGTCCGGGCGGCGTCGAGCGCGCGAACATCGCCTACCTGCCGGGCGCGTTCGACGAGCGCAGCCAGGCGGTCCTCGCCGAGCGCTACCCCGACGCGATCCGCGTCGCCGACGCCGATGGCGCGGTGTTCGGCCTCAACTCGGCCAGCGACGGCCGCAACGTCATCATCTCGCCGCGCGCCAAGGGCTTCGAGGCTCAGCTGCGCGAGCGCGGCTACCACCCGGTGCTCGTCGACCTGTCGGAGCTCCTGCTCGGCGGCGGCGGCATCAAGTGCTGCACGCTCGAGCTGCGGCGCTGA
- a CDS encoding NAD(P)-dependent alcohol dehydrogenase → MSDRTLPSPQSLRTDSMPAWRQHRYGEADDVVLERADVPAPRRGHVLLRLRATGLNNGDVRVMRGKPLLVRLAFGLRRPRQAVRGIDAAGTVVALGEGVEGIAVGDEVVAELPSGGGLARYAVCPASRLVPRPAGVDALPAAALPVAGGTAWQALERGGVASGHRVLVIGASGGVGTFAVQLAAARGAEVWALCGERNRALVEQLGAARTFDYRAVAPDAPELAAQPFDVVIDIAGTTRLRTLQGLVRDGGAVVLVSGEGGRVLGPIGRIAAASVLSLGSKRPLRPLAAVAKPDVLAQLLALTVAGSVRPVIERTFAFTEARGALAHVAAGHTVGKVVVLAD, encoded by the coding sequence ATGTCCGACCGAACGCTCCCCTCACCGCAATCCCTGCGCACCGACTCGATGCCCGCATGGCGCCAGCACCGCTACGGCGAGGCCGACGACGTCGTCCTCGAGAGGGCCGATGTCCCCGCCCCGCGCCGCGGGCACGTGCTGCTGCGGCTGCGCGCGACCGGGCTCAACAACGGCGACGTCCGCGTCATGCGCGGCAAGCCGCTGCTGGTGCGCCTGGCATTCGGACTGCGACGACCCCGCCAGGCCGTGCGCGGGATCGACGCCGCCGGAACCGTCGTCGCGCTCGGCGAGGGCGTCGAGGGCATCGCGGTCGGCGACGAGGTGGTCGCCGAGCTCCCGAGCGGAGGCGGCCTCGCCCGATACGCCGTCTGCCCGGCGTCGCGCCTGGTGCCGCGACCTGCCGGCGTCGACGCGCTCCCTGCAGCGGCGCTCCCCGTGGCCGGCGGCACCGCGTGGCAGGCGCTGGAGCGCGGGGGAGTGGCATCCGGTCATCGCGTCCTCGTGATCGGCGCCTCGGGCGGAGTGGGCACGTTCGCCGTGCAGCTGGCCGCCGCGCGGGGCGCGGAGGTGTGGGCGCTCTGCGGGGAGCGCAACCGGGCGCTCGTCGAGCAGCTGGGCGCGGCGCGCACGTTCGACTACCGAGCCGTCGCGCCCGACGCGCCGGAGCTGGCCGCCCAGCCGTTCGACGTCGTCATCGACATCGCCGGCACGACGCGCCTGCGCACCCTGCAGGGACTCGTGCGCGACGGCGGCGCGGTGGTGCTCGTCTCAGGAGAGGGTGGGCGCGTGCTCGGCCCGATCGGGCGCATTGCCGCGGCATCCGTCCTCTCCCTCGGCTCGAAGCGTCCGCTGCGTCCGCTCGCCGCCGTGGCCAAGCCCGACGTCCTGGCGCAGCTCCTGGCGCTGACGGTCGCGGGCTCCGTGCGACCCGTGATCGAGCGGACGTTCGCCTTCACCGAAGCCCGTGGCGCGCTCGCGCACGTCGCTGCCGGCCACACGGTGGGCAAGGTCGTGGTGCTCGCGGACTGA
- a CDS encoding helix-turn-helix transcriptional regulator: MVKPTRVTNSIRAVREAAGMTQAELARRVGVTRQTLIAIEQGRYSPTLELAFQLARAFGVGLDDLFDYPEA, translated from the coding sequence ATGGTCAAGCCCACTCGAGTCACCAACTCCATCCGCGCGGTGCGGGAGGCGGCCGGCATGACGCAGGCCGAGCTCGCCCGGCGCGTGGGTGTCACGCGGCAGACCCTCATCGCCATCGAGCAGGGGCGGTACTCGCCGACGCTCGAGCTCGCGTTCCAGCTGGCCCGCGCCTTCGGCGTCGGGCTCGACGACCTCTTCGACTACCCGGAGGCATGA
- a CDS encoding DUF4386 domain-containing protein, with protein sequence MDDHTRTGRWTGAAYLGLAAFGMAGFLAVRPLAAESTGLAQLGVALELAIVLTQALAAVGFFALFHRDRPVAAFAVAAFGMGNALAVLGSAAMLTAALAVTFDPQGADAAGADAVPLLRMTADAFWTVGAVFFGLWLIPMGWFAIATRRLPRVLGWILVAGGVGYVLDAVLSSALPATLGAIADILAIPATIGELWMIGYLLIRGIRPRSVSPAVTLQTSAG encoded by the coding sequence ATGGATGACCACACCCGCACCGGACGCTGGACCGGCGCCGCGTACCTCGGCCTTGCGGCTTTCGGCATGGCCGGCTTCCTGGCCGTACGTCCGCTCGCTGCGGAGAGCACCGGCTTGGCGCAGCTGGGCGTCGCACTCGAGTTGGCGATCGTCCTCACCCAGGCGCTGGCGGCGGTCGGCTTCTTCGCGCTGTTCCACCGGGATCGACCGGTGGCGGCTTTCGCGGTCGCCGCGTTCGGCATGGGCAACGCCCTGGCGGTGCTGGGCAGCGCGGCGATGCTCACCGCGGCTCTGGCCGTGACGTTCGACCCGCAGGGCGCGGACGCCGCGGGAGCTGATGCCGTCCCGCTGCTGCGCATGACCGCCGACGCGTTCTGGACCGTCGGCGCCGTCTTCTTCGGTCTCTGGCTCATCCCGATGGGCTGGTTCGCCATCGCCACCCGGCGCCTGCCGCGCGTGCTCGGATGGATCCTCGTTGCGGGCGGGGTCGGCTACGTCCTCGACGCCGTGCTGTCCTCCGCTCTTCCGGCGACCCTGGGCGCGATCGCGGACATCCTGGCGATTCCGGCCACGATCGGCGAGCTGTGGATGATCGGCTACCTGCTGATCCGCGGCATCCGTCCCCGCTCGGTCTCGCCCGCGGTGACGCTGCAGACGAGCGCGGGATGA